A region from the Chthoniobacterales bacterium genome encodes:
- a CDS encoding pyruvate, phosphate dikinase has product MTAGSGDSPPPAATTGLPGLDAVLHGIRPGDNIVWGVDCIEDYARLVQPYEKAAREAGRRVVYFRFARHAPLFPGTYPIRVHEIDPTPGFEHFVREVHRIIEDCGPGTVYIFDSLSSLADAWFSDQALGNFFVLTCPRLFDLHTVTYFAIERDRHSIHAIEPIRRTTQFFLEVFTQDGGFYIRPIKVQYRSQDVMDTLHVEQQGGEFVPVEESAVLARILSKTRWPRLMRNRRSGYWDGMYQEMDRLIAGRATGISSPAEEAALLHKVRAAFRVHRSGIAALVEKWLGLEDFQSIRQRMIGIGSIGGKALGMLVSRSILREREPDVAARLEVHDSFFVGAEVFVTFLVRNGVWWIRERQKSGQGTAEELEDGRRRILTGVFPPDVLLQFEGMLDYFGERPCIVRSSSILEDARGNAFSGKYESVFLANRGSREERLEALLHAVREVYASVLDPDAILYRKARNLLASEERMALLIMRVSGRQRGSFFFPQAAGVGLSYNPWSWHPDIDPEAGVVRLVFGLGTRAVDRADDDYTRLVSLSAPLRRPETSLDEQRDHSQRRMDAIDLGARALVSRPVEDLVPLCGDFPVRHFVDFDSGQPWVTFNRLIKNTGVVADFRRMLSALEAEYDAPVDIEFTINFLDPENYAINLLQCRTFQVRKHVLPLTAAAKPPAGRAILLARGAVIGLGREIPVDDIIYVPTASYAALHEQDRYGVARLIENLTQAHDPARNLVLIGPGRWGTAMPALGIPVRSGRIALACAVCEIVAMHAGLVPDVSLGTHFFNDLVEHDLLYLACFPGKPGNMIDEKWFSAAVSKTPPGAKFAGCVRLIDMSSTGAVLTADTLNQTAAIRLPGEAG; this is encoded by the coding sequence ATGACCGCGGGTTCCGGAGATTCCCCTCCTCCCGCTGCCACCACCGGTCTGCCAGGACTTGACGCCGTGCTCCACGGCATCCGGCCCGGTGACAACATTGTCTGGGGCGTGGACTGCATCGAGGACTATGCCCGGTTGGTCCAGCCCTACGAAAAGGCCGCGCGCGAGGCAGGCCGGCGGGTCGTTTACTTCCGGTTTGCCCGCCACGCCCCGCTTTTTCCCGGAACTTATCCGATCCGCGTGCATGAGATCGATCCGACGCCCGGCTTTGAGCACTTTGTGCGCGAGGTGCATCGCATCATTGAGGACTGCGGCCCCGGCACGGTTTACATTTTCGACTCGCTGAGCAGCCTTGCCGACGCATGGTTCTCCGACCAGGCGCTTGGCAATTTTTTCGTCCTCACGTGTCCGAGGCTTTTCGACCTGCATACCGTCACCTACTTCGCCATCGAGCGCGACCGGCACTCGATCCATGCCATCGAGCCGATCCGCAGGACCACGCAATTCTTTCTCGAGGTGTTCACGCAGGACGGAGGCTTCTATATCCGCCCGATCAAGGTCCAATATCGCTCGCAGGATGTGATGGACACGCTTCATGTGGAGCAGCAGGGCGGCGAGTTTGTCCCGGTGGAGGAAAGCGCCGTGCTCGCCCGCATCCTTTCGAAAACCCGCTGGCCGCGGCTCATGCGCAACAGGCGCTCCGGCTACTGGGACGGTATGTATCAGGAAATGGACCGCCTCATTGCCGGCCGAGCAACCGGCATCAGTTCCCCCGCCGAGGAAGCCGCGCTCCTGCACAAGGTCCGTGCCGCATTCCGCGTGCACCGCTCGGGCATCGCGGCACTGGTGGAAAAATGGCTCGGGCTCGAGGACTTCCAATCTATCCGGCAGCGCATGATCGGCATCGGCTCGATCGGAGGCAAAGCTTTGGGAATGCTGGTCTCGCGCAGCATCCTGCGCGAGCGCGAACCCGATGTCGCCGCGAGGCTCGAGGTCCACGACTCGTTTTTTGTCGGCGCGGAGGTCTTTGTCACCTTTCTCGTGCGCAACGGCGTCTGGTGGATACGCGAACGCCAAAAAAGCGGCCAAGGCACGGCTGAAGAACTCGAGGATGGGCGTCGCCGGATCCTCACGGGGGTCTTCCCGCCCGATGTGTTGCTCCAATTCGAGGGCATGCTCGACTACTTCGGCGAGCGCCCCTGTATCGTGAGATCCAGCTCGATCCTCGAGGATGCGCGCGGCAACGCCTTTTCCGGAAAATACGAGAGCGTGTTCCTTGCGAACCGAGGTTCGCGCGAGGAACGCTTGGAGGCTCTGCTCCACGCGGTGCGCGAGGTTTATGCGAGCGTGCTGGATCCGGACGCCATCCTTTACCGCAAAGCTCGCAATCTTCTTGCCAGCGAGGAGCGCATGGCCCTGCTGATCATGCGCGTGTCCGGGCGGCAACGCGGATCCTTCTTTTTTCCGCAGGCGGCGGGAGTCGGGCTTTCCTACAACCCATGGTCGTGGCATCCCGACATCGATCCGGAAGCCGGCGTCGTGCGCTTGGTCTTCGGCTTGGGAACGCGCGCCGTGGACCGGGCCGACGATGACTACACGAGGCTGGTGAGTCTTTCCGCCCCGCTCCGCCGCCCGGAAACTTCGCTCGACGAGCAGCGGGACCATTCCCAGCGACGCATGGATGCGATCGATCTCGGCGCACGCGCTTTGGTTTCGCGGCCGGTGGAGGATCTGGTTCCGCTCTGCGGCGATTTCCCGGTCCGCCACTTCGTCGATTTCGACAGCGGACAGCCGTGGGTGACATTCAACCGCCTCATCAAAAACACGGGCGTCGTCGCCGATTTCCGCCGGATGCTCTCCGCTCTCGAAGCCGAATACGATGCGCCCGTGGACATCGAGTTCACCATCAATTTTCTCGATCCCGAGAATTATGCCATCAATCTCCTGCAGTGCCGGACATTCCAAGTGCGAAAGCACGTTCTGCCCCTGACGGCCGCTGCAAAGCCTCCGGCAGGTCGCGCCATACTCTTGGCGCGCGGTGCGGTAATCGGCTTGGGACGCGAAATCCCCGTCGATGACATCATCTATGTTCCCACGGCCTCGTATGCCGCACTGCACGAGCAGGATCGTTACGGTGTAGCGCGACTGATCGAAAACCTGACCCAGGCACACGATCCAGCCCGGAACCTTGTGCTTATCGGCCCGGGACGATGGGGAACTGCCATGCCTGCCTTGGGCATTCCCGTGCGTTCGGGGCGCATCGCGCTTGCATGTGCGGTCTGCGAAATCGTCGCCATGCACGCCGGTCTTGTCCCTGACGTGTCGCTCGGAACCCATTTCTTCAACGATCTTGTGGAACACGACCTTCTTTACCTCGCGTGCTTCCCCGGGAAGCCGGGCAACATGATCGACGAGAAGTGGTTCAGTGCCGCCGTGAGCAAGACGCCACCGGGAGCTAAGTTCGCCGGCTGCGTGCGTCTTATCGACATGTCCTCGACCGGGGCTGTTCTGACTGCGGACACGCTCAACCAAACGGCAGCCATCCGCCTCCCCGGCGAAGCGGGCTGA
- a CDS encoding NADP-specific glutamate dehydrogenase, with protein sequence MKKSSKLVNEVLDVVAHRNAGEPEFLQAVNEVLDSLGPVLEQCPQYAEAGILFRIVEPERQIIFRVPWVDDQGRVQVNRGFRVQFSSAIGPYKGGLRFHPSVNIGILKFLGFEQVFKNSLTSLPMGGGKGGSDFDPKGKSDAEVMRFCQSFMSELFRHIGADTDVPAGDIGVGAREIGFLFGQYKRLRNEFTGVLTGKSLNWGGSLIRPEATGYGAVYFAQEMLATRNRSLEGLRCAISGSGNVAQFTAEKLLQLGAVPVSLSDSHGTVYDKDGINREKLDFVMHLKNVRRGRIREYAEKFGAEFRADRNPWSIPCDCAFPSATQNELDEEDAKTLLKNGCTVVSEGANMPSTPAAVEQFLKAKILYGPGKAANAGGVATSGLEMSQNSMRLRWSREEVDGRLREIMKNIHAACVETAGRFGLEGNYVAGANIAGFTKVADSMLDQGVV encoded by the coding sequence ATGAAGAAATCATCAAAGTTGGTAAACGAAGTGCTCGATGTGGTTGCGCACCGGAACGCGGGTGAACCCGAGTTCCTGCAGGCGGTCAACGAGGTGCTGGACTCGCTGGGCCCCGTGCTCGAGCAATGCCCGCAATACGCGGAAGCCGGGATTCTTTTTCGCATCGTTGAGCCGGAACGACAGATCATATTCCGTGTGCCGTGGGTCGACGACCAGGGCCGTGTGCAGGTCAATCGCGGCTTCCGCGTGCAGTTCAGCAGCGCGATCGGACCTTACAAGGGTGGACTCCGTTTCCACCCGAGCGTGAATATCGGCATCCTCAAATTCCTTGGATTCGAGCAAGTGTTCAAAAATTCCCTCACCTCGCTTCCGATGGGCGGGGGAAAAGGCGGCTCCGATTTCGACCCGAAAGGCAAGTCGGATGCCGAAGTCATGCGTTTCTGCCAGAGTTTCATGAGCGAACTTTTTCGCCACATAGGAGCCGACACCGACGTTCCGGCGGGTGATATCGGCGTCGGTGCGCGAGAGATCGGATTCCTGTTCGGCCAATACAAACGCCTGCGCAACGAATTTACCGGTGTGCTCACCGGCAAAAGCTTGAATTGGGGCGGCTCGCTCATCCGCCCGGAGGCAACCGGCTACGGCGCGGTCTATTTCGCCCAAGAAATGCTCGCCACACGAAACCGCTCGCTGGAAGGACTCCGCTGCGCGATATCCGGTTCCGGCAATGTCGCACAATTCACTGCGGAAAAGCTCCTCCAATTGGGCGCCGTCCCCGTGAGCCTCTCCGACTCCCACGGCACGGTCTATGACAAAGACGGCATCAACCGCGAAAAGCTGGACTTCGTCATGCACCTCAAAAACGTCCGTCGCGGGCGCATCCGCGAATATGCCGAGAAGTTCGGGGCGGAGTTCCGGGCCGACCGCAACCCGTGGTCGATCCCCTGCGACTGCGCTTTCCCGTCGGCTACGCAGAACGAGTTGGACGAGGAAGACGCCAAAACCCTGCTGAAAAACGGCTGCACCGTTGTCTCCGAGGGCGCCAACATGCCTTCAACGCCGGCGGCCGTGGAGCAATTTCTCAAGGCAAAAATCCTCTACGGTCCGGGCAAGGCTGCCAACGCCGGGGGCGTCGCCACTTCCGGTTTGGAAATGTCCCAAAACTCCATGCGCCTGCGATGGAGCCGCGAAGAAGTGGATGGCCGGCTGCGTGAGATCATGAAAAACATCCATGCTGCCTGCGTCGAGACGGCCGGCCGGTTCGGGCTCGAGGGCAATTACGTCGCGGGCGCGAACATTGCCGGCTTTACCAAAGTTGCCGACTCCATGCTCGACCAAGGGGTCGTTTAG